A single region of the Chryseobacterium culicis genome encodes:
- a CDS encoding FKBP-type peptidyl-prolyl cis-trans isomerase translates to MKKILFISAISLLSCNRNAQTAHPPVGGVLSQKDLDVSRNRMKNLNAIERGQIQDWISGQSVKYYPTQLNYWVTVEGYDQRERRKDETTISYSYDLYDFDQTKIYDQPFERRDARFGHFDELRAVENALRFIRDGEEVTLLVPSSLAYGTYGDEKKIDNDIPLIIKLKAL, encoded by the coding sequence ATGAAAAAAATACTCTTCATATCAGCCATAAGCCTGTTGAGCTGCAACAGAAATGCACAGACGGCTCATCCTCCTGTAGGGGGTGTTTTAAGCCAAAAAGATCTGGATGTTTCTAGAAACAGGATGAAAAATCTTAATGCTATAGAACGGGGCCAGATTCAGGATTGGATCAGCGGTCAGTCTGTAAAGTATTATCCTACGCAGCTGAATTATTGGGTGACAGTGGAGGGCTATGATCAAAGGGAAAGAAGAAAGGATGAAACAACAATTTCTTATTCTTATGATCTGTACGATTTTGACCAGACTAAAATATACGATCAGCCTTTTGAAAGAAGAGATGCCAGATTCGGGCATTTTGATGAACTGAGAGCGGTGGAGAATGCTTTGCGTTTTATACGTGATGGAGAGGAAGTAACGCTTTTGGTACCGTCTTCTTTGGCTTACGGAACCTACGGAGACGAAAAGAAAATAGATAACGATATTCCATTAATCATAAAATTAAAAGCTCTATAA
- a CDS encoding peptidylprolyl isomerase → MNVDKETYEGLNDGLYANLQTTKGNLIVKFEDKKAPVTVANFIGLAEGKIDNKAKAKGVPYYDGTIFHRVIKDFMIQGGDPKGTGAGDPGYKFEDERNDLKHTGKGILSMANSGPNTNGSQFFITEVATPWLDGRHTIFGKVVKGNDVIDAIANVEKGAQDKPKTDIVLEKVSVFSKGDEYKHYDAAKTFNEGKAKIAENNKAFIAKEEAEKKKKEEEFKANQEKLVENLKAGMQKTESGLYYKITKTADGKAPKAGDNVSVHYAGKLVDGTEFDSSFKRNEPIEIPIGMGRVIKGWDEGILLLKEGETATLLIPPAMAYGERGAGGVIPPNSWLVFDVELVKVK, encoded by the coding sequence ATGAACGTAGACAAAGAAACTTACGAAGGTCTTAATGACGGACTTTATGCCAATCTTCAAACTACAAAAGGTAACCTGATTGTAAAGTTTGAGGACAAGAAAGCACCAGTAACTGTAGCCAACTTTATCGGTCTTGCAGAAGGGAAAATCGACAACAAAGCTAAGGCTAAGGGAGTTCCTTACTATGACGGAACTATTTTCCACAGAGTGATCAAAGATTTCATGATCCAAGGGGGAGACCCTAAAGGAACTGGAGCAGGTGATCCTGGATATAAATTCGAGGATGAAAGAAATGACCTTAAACACACAGGAAAAGGTATTCTTTCTATGGCAAACTCAGGACCGAATACCAATGGTTCTCAGTTTTTCATCACGGAGGTGGCTACACCTTGGTTAGACGGAAGACACACCATCTTCGGAAAAGTGGTAAAAGGAAATGATGTGATTGATGCTATCGCTAACGTTGAAAAAGGAGCTCAGGATAAACCTAAAACAGATATCGTTTTAGAAAAAGTTTCTGTTTTCAGCAAAGGTGACGAGTACAAGCACTACGATGCAGCTAAGACTTTCAACGAAGGAAAAGCTAAAATTGCAGAAAATAATAAAGCTTTTATTGCTAAAGAAGAAGCTGAAAAGAAGAAAAAAGAAGAAGAATTCAAAGCTAACCAGGAGAAATTGGTTGAAAACCTAAAAGCTGGTATGCAGAAAACGGAATCAGGTCTTTACTATAAAATCACAAAAACTGCTGACGGTAAAGCTCCAAAAGCGGGTGACAATGTATCTGTACACTATGCAGGTAAATTGGTAGACGGAACAGAATTTGATTCTTCATTCAAGAGAAACGAGCCTATCGAAATTCCAATCGGAATGGGAAGAGTAATCAAAGGATGGGATGAAGGTATCCTATTGTTGAAAGAAGGTGAAACTGCTACTTTATTGATCCCGCCGGCAATGGCTTACGGAGAAAGAGGGGCAGGAGGAGTGATCCCGCCAAACTCTTGGTTAGTTTTCGATGTTGAGCTTGTAAAAGTAAAATAA
- a CDS encoding M20/M25/M40 family metallo-hydrolase — MKKILGTSLLLFGMAAFGQSKEDSIQFRKISTEILNNGKGYTELRELTKNIGHRLSGSEAYEKSVKWAEQKLRDAGADKVWLQEVMVPVWVRGKESLHIQASNGKWKSLKMLSLGNSEGTGGKDISGEIIMVKSMEEYDKLPAEKVKDKIVFFNYPFSQSFIETFKGYGDAAKYRTTAASLTAKKGGKFAIIRSLSSAFDDVPHTGAMRYEDKVSKIPAVAIGSTTADELEVLLKGQKIMAKLNSNCGMKGEKLSHSVIGEITGKKDQSVIVVGGHLDSWDVGEGAHDDGAGIVQSIEVLRTFKKLGLQNNHTIRVVCFANEENGVKGGIQYGKTVKEKNEKHLFAIETDAGGFAPRGIALDMDDAKRNQIKSWSSLFLPYGVYNFEERFSGTDLYPLHDMGIPAAELMPDSQRYFDIHHTEEDTFEKVNRRELLLGATALTQIIYMIDKNW; from the coding sequence ATGAAAAAGATATTAGGAACTTCATTATTGCTTTTTGGAATGGCTGCTTTTGGCCAGTCTAAAGAAGACTCCATCCAGTTCAGAAAGATCTCCACAGAAATCCTGAACAACGGAAAAGGATATACAGAGCTCAGAGAGCTTACAAAAAATATAGGCCACCGTTTAAGCGGTTCTGAAGCCTATGAAAAGTCCGTAAAATGGGCAGAACAGAAACTTCGTGATGCCGGAGCTGATAAAGTATGGCTTCAGGAAGTAATGGTTCCGGTATGGGTAAGAGGAAAAGAATCCCTGCACATCCAGGCTTCTAACGGAAAATGGAAAAGCCTTAAAATGCTTTCTCTTGGAAATTCTGAAGGAACCGGAGGAAAAGATATTTCGGGAGAAATCATCATGGTAAAATCTATGGAAGAATATGATAAACTTCCCGCTGAAAAAGTAAAAGATAAAATTGTATTCTTCAACTACCCTTTCAGCCAGTCATTCATAGAGACTTTCAAAGGATACGGTGACGCTGCAAAATACAGAACAACAGCAGCTTCATTAACAGCAAAAAAAGGTGGAAAATTTGCCATCATCAGATCACTCTCTTCTGCCTTTGACGATGTTCCACACACCGGAGCAATGCGCTATGAAGATAAAGTATCTAAAATACCCGCCGTAGCCATCGGAAGCACTACTGCAGATGAACTGGAAGTTTTATTGAAAGGCCAGAAAATCATGGCTAAACTTAATTCCAACTGTGGAATGAAAGGGGAAAAACTTTCCCACTCTGTAATCGGAGAAATCACAGGTAAAAAAGACCAAAGCGTTATTGTGGTAGGCGGACATCTTGATTCCTGGGATGTAGGTGAAGGTGCTCATGATGATGGTGCCGGAATTGTTCAGAGCATTGAAGTATTACGAACTTTTAAAAAGTTAGGATTACAAAATAATCACACCATCAGAGTAGTCTGCTTCGCCAATGAAGAAAACGGTGTAAAAGGCGGAATCCAATACGGTAAAACGGTAAAAGAGAAGAATGAAAAACATCTTTTTGCCATCGAAACAGATGCCGGAGGCTTTGCACCACGAGGAATTGCTCTGGATATGGATGATGCCAAAAGAAATCAGATTAAAAGCTGGTCAAGCCTATTCCTTCCCTATGGAGTTTACAATTTTGAAGAGCGTTTTTCAGGAACGGATCTCTATCCGCTTCACGACATGGGCATTCCTGCAGCTGAACTGATGCCGGATTCTCAACGCTACTTCGATATTCACCACACAGAAGAAGATACTTTTGAAAAAGTGAACCGAAGAGAGCTTTTATTGGGTGCCACCGCTTTGACACAGATTATTTATATGATTGATAAAAACTGGTAA
- a CDS encoding M28 family peptidase, with amino-acid sequence MKKILGTSLLLFGMAAFGQSKEDSIQFKKISTEILNNGKGYNELKELTKNIGHRLSGSEAYEKSVQWAAQKLRDAGADKVWLQEVMIPVWVRGKESLHIQTSNGKWKSMKMLSLGNSEGTGGKDLSGDIIMVKSLEEYDQLPAEKVKGKIVFFNYPFHQENVQTFISYRDASPYRRTAASLTAQKGGKFAIIRSLSSAFDDVPHTGNMRYDENTSKIPAVTIGNTSADELEVLLKSQKVTAKLNSNCGMKGEKRSHSVIGEITGKKDQSVIVVGGHLDSWDVGEGAHDDGAGIVQSIEVLRTFKKLGIQNNHTIRAVCFANEENGTKGGKQYGKVVKENNEKHLFAIESDAGGFSPRGISLEMNEPQRNQIKSWINLFLPYGVYNFEGKYSGSDIAPLHEMGVPTAELVPDPQRYFDIHHTEEDTFEKVNRRELLLGSAVMTQLIYMIDKNW; translated from the coding sequence ATGAAAAAGATATTAGGAACCTCATTATTGCTTTTTGGAATGGCTGCTTTTGGTCAGTCTAAAGAAGACTCCATCCAATTCAAAAAGATTTCCACTGAAATTCTGAATAATGGTAAAGGATACAATGAATTGAAAGAACTCACCAAAAATATAGGGCATCGTCTAAGTGGTTCTGAAGCCTATGAAAAATCAGTACAATGGGCAGCTCAGAAACTTCGTGATGCCGGAGCTGATAAAGTATGGCTTCAGGAAGTGATGATTCCGGTTTGGGTAAGAGGAAAAGAATCACTCCACATTCAAACTTCTAATGGAAAATGGAAAAGTATGAAAATGCTTTCCCTTGGAAATTCTGAGGGAACGGGAGGAAAAGATCTCTCCGGTGATATTATTATGGTAAAATCATTGGAAGAATATGATCAACTTCCCGCAGAAAAAGTAAAGGGTAAAATTGTATTTTTCAACTACCCTTTTCATCAGGAAAATGTACAGACATTTATTTCTTACCGTGACGCAAGTCCTTACAGAAGAACAGCCGCTTCATTGACCGCTCAAAAAGGAGGTAAATTTGCTATCATCCGGTCGCTTTCTTCTGCTTTCGATGATGTTCCTCATACAGGAAACATGCGTTATGACGAGAACACTTCAAAAATACCGGCCGTCACTATAGGAAATACCTCTGCTGATGAGCTGGAAGTTCTTTTGAAAAGTCAGAAAGTCACTGCTAAACTCAATTCCAACTGTGGAATGAAAGGGGAAAAACGTTCCCACTCCGTGATCGGAGAAATCACAGGCAAAAAAGACCAAAGCGTAATTGTTGTCGGCGGACACCTGGATTCCTGGGATGTAGGTGAAGGCGCTCATGATGACGGAGCCGGAATTGTACAGAGTATTGAAGTATTAAGAACTTTTAAAAAATTAGGAATTCAGAATAATCACACCATCCGTGCTGTTTGTTTTGCCAATGAAGAAAATGGAACAAAAGGAGGCAAACAATATGGTAAAGTTGTCAAAGAAAACAATGAGAAACATCTTTTTGCCATAGAATCGGATGCAGGAGGTTTTTCACCACGGGGAATTTCTCTGGAAATGAATGAACCTCAAAGAAACCAGATCAAAAGCTGGATAAATCTTTTTTTACCTTATGGCGTTTATAATTTTGAAGGTAAATATTCAGGATCAGATATTGCTCCGCTCCACGAAATGGGAGTGCCCACAGCTGAGCTGGTACCCGATCCACAGCGTTATTTCGATATTCACCATACGGAAGAAGACACTTTTGAAAAAGTCAACCGAAGAGAACTGTTACTTGGCTCTGCGGTGATGACACAACTTATTTATATGATTGATAAAAATTGGTAA
- a CDS encoding M28 family peptidase, with protein sequence MKKIFIILPLFLSGFLFSQKKPQKNPAKKGTVAKFNYHDEFRKISDEIMTNGKAYNNLGELTKGIGSRFSATPGYAKAAEWAEKKFKEIGINMIWRQEAKAPVWIRGKESLQIKSGNGDWKNIRMLSFGNSEGTGGKDLVGEIVLINSTSELNAMSIGQLKDKIVFVNVPMDPKIINTSDSYLLTAKSKLISASVIAKTGAKALIIRSLTTANDDTPHAKMIYYEPDDKVKIPALSIGVKSADELEKIIKKQKVTAKINMTAESKGDTTNPNIIAEIQGKKDSKVIVLGAQLDSWDFGEGAIDDGTGVVQCIEVLRTLKALGYENNHTIRVVLYANSENGGQGREMYAAYVKKKDEKHVFALGTDAGGYSPRGFSLDMSPQRRRLVFPWKEYFLPYGVYDFDQTEAIQDISPLKKLDIPLAELVVDTQRYFDYHHSEQDTFDKVNKRELLLGAVAMTQMIFMVDKNW encoded by the coding sequence ATGAAAAAAATATTCATTATACTTCCACTCTTTTTGAGTGGATTTTTATTTTCTCAAAAAAAGCCACAAAAAAATCCGGCAAAAAAAGGTACTGTTGCCAAATTCAATTATCATGATGAGTTCAGAAAAATTTCAGATGAAATTATGACCAATGGTAAGGCTTATAATAATCTCGGAGAACTTACCAAAGGAATAGGATCACGTTTCAGTGCAACTCCAGGCTATGCAAAGGCTGCAGAATGGGCAGAAAAAAAATTCAAGGAAATTGGTATTAATATGATCTGGAGGCAAGAAGCCAAAGCTCCTGTCTGGATCAGAGGAAAAGAATCTTTACAGATAAAATCAGGAAACGGAGACTGGAAAAATATCAGAATGCTGTCCTTTGGAAATTCTGAAGGAACAGGCGGAAAAGATCTGGTGGGCGAAATTGTTTTAATCAATTCCACTTCAGAACTGAACGCAATGTCCATAGGCCAGTTAAAAGACAAAATAGTTTTCGTAAATGTACCTATGGATCCGAAAATCATCAATACCAGTGATTCCTATTTACTAACGGCAAAATCAAAATTAATTTCGGCTTCCGTTATTGCTAAAACAGGCGCAAAAGCATTAATTATACGATCATTAACAACCGCTAATGACGATACTCCTCATGCAAAAATGATTTACTACGAACCAGATGATAAAGTAAAAATACCGGCTTTATCAATTGGGGTAAAATCTGCAGATGAGCTGGAGAAAATAATAAAAAAACAAAAAGTCACGGCTAAGATCAACATGACCGCCGAATCAAAAGGGGATACAACCAATCCCAATATTATTGCTGAAATTCAGGGCAAAAAAGATTCTAAGGTGATTGTTTTAGGTGCCCAGCTTGATTCGTGGGATTTTGGCGAAGGCGCCATTGATGACGGAACAGGAGTTGTGCAGTGTATCGAAGTGTTAAGAACGTTAAAAGCGCTTGGATATGAAAATAACCATACCATCCGCGTGGTCTTGTATGCCAACAGTGAAAACGGAGGACAAGGCCGTGAAATGTATGCTGCTTATGTAAAAAAGAAAGACGAAAAACACGTATTTGCCTTAGGAACAGATGCCGGAGGTTATTCTCCACGAGGGTTTTCGTTAGATATGTCACCTCAAAGAAGAAGATTGGTTTTTCCATGGAAAGAATATTTTCTTCCTTACGGGGTTTATGATTTTGACCAAACAGAGGCTATTCAGGACATCTCACCTTTAAAAAAACTGGACATTCCTTTAGCTGAGCTTGTTGTAGACACCCAAAGATATTTCGACTACCATCATTCCGAACAGGATACTTTCGACAAAGTGAACAAAAGAGAGCTTCTTCTCGGAGCAGTGGCAATGACACAGATGATTTTTATGGTTGATAAAAACTGGTAA
- a CDS encoding DUF1015 domain-containing protein, whose translation MPVFKPFRGIRPHRDFESTFPTHPLDNFTQEEIAEKAQVENTYINMIKPYVVSKSKDIDRNLRKIRSTFEELLDEKKLVQDNSAYYLYEQIYPNKQVFRGLLGLASIEDFWSGKIKRHESTIPQKKEKLAHYLEKVNLQAEPVLLTYPANSKIELLMNHEEKNVPIFNHVDSIGIRHKIWRIDNRLKLQQFKEVIDQIDSFYIADGHHRIGSTAINAKYHKEKNKKHNGTELYNFVYSFIVSNQSIKIHDYNRILHDLNGIAPEDFLKELDKYFLIHEKGETSYYPSQKFHISMYMDGKFYSLHVKHDLRSKEMSLDNLDHHLLDKYIFKNILKIEDPDSSELISYVKGTSNINGINILKEKVDSGEGKVGFGIYPVSFNDMIKISDLKLSMPPKCTFIEPKLITALLMYDMKP comes from the coding sequence ATGCCTGTTTTTAAACCTTTCCGTGGAATAAGACCTCATAGAGACTTTGAGAGTACTTTCCCTACCCATCCACTGGATAATTTCACCCAGGAAGAGATTGCAGAGAAAGCTCAAGTTGAAAATACTTACATCAATATGATTAAACCCTATGTTGTAAGTAAATCTAAAGATATTGACCGGAACCTGCGAAAGATCCGTTCTACATTTGAAGAACTTCTGGACGAAAAGAAATTGGTCCAGGACAATTCTGCCTACTATCTTTATGAGCAGATCTATCCTAACAAACAGGTGTTCAGAGGACTTCTGGGATTGGCGAGCATCGAAGATTTCTGGAGTGGAAAAATCAAAAGACATGAAAGTACCATTCCTCAGAAAAAGGAGAAACTGGCGCATTACCTTGAAAAAGTAAATCTTCAGGCAGAACCTGTACTTCTTACCTACCCTGCCAATTCAAAAATTGAATTGCTGATGAACCACGAGGAAAAAAATGTTCCCATTTTCAATCATGTGGATTCTATCGGGATCAGACACAAGATCTGGAGAATAGACAACCGTCTGAAACTACAGCAGTTTAAAGAAGTAATAGATCAGATTGATTCATTCTATATTGCAGACGGACACCACAGAATTGGTTCCACAGCTATAAACGCCAAATACCACAAGGAGAAAAACAAAAAGCATAATGGTACAGAGCTTTACAACTTTGTATACAGCTTTATTGTCTCCAACCAGTCGATTAAGATTCATGACTATAACAGAATCTTACATGACCTGAACGGTATCGCTCCCGAAGATTTCCTGAAGGAACTTGATAAATATTTCCTTATTCATGAAAAAGGAGAAACATCATACTACCCTTCTCAGAAATTCCATATTTCAATGTATATGGATGGGAAGTTCTACTCTCTTCACGTGAAGCACGATCTTCGTTCCAAAGAAATGTCTCTTGACAATCTGGATCACCACCTTCTGGACAAATATATTTTCAAAAACATCCTGAAAATTGAAGATCCGGATAGCTCTGAACTTATTTCTTACGTAAAAGGAACTTCCAATATCAATGGAATCAATATCTTAAAAGAAAAAGTAGACAGCGGTGAAGGTAAAGTTGGTTTCGGAATTTACCCTGTAAGTTTTAATGATATGATTAAAATTTCAGACTTAAAATTAAGTATGCCTCCAAAATGTACATTTATTGAGCCCAAATTAATTACAGCCCTGTTAATGTACGATATGAAACCTTAA
- a CDS encoding D-2-hydroxyacid dehydrogenase — protein sequence MKVLANDGISKAGENALKEAGIEILDNRVAQDHVINFINDNNVDVLLVRSATKVRQDLIDACPNLKIIGRGGIGMDNIDVEYAKSKGIKIINTPTASSKSVAELVFGHFISLARFLHESNRLMPLEGETHFNAMKKSFSNAYELSGKTLGVIGFGSIGQEVIKIGIALGMKVTVLTRSPKTEVLTLNFFDGQSVNFEITSTNDMDAFLKDADFISINTPKTNEYIIDTPQFEKMKDGVYIVNTARGGVINEVTLIDFIESGKIAGAALDVFENEPSPELPLLMNPALSLSPHVGGNTVDAQEKIGIELAEQIIKLQKETIR from the coding sequence ATGAAAGTTTTAGCAAACGACGGAATTTCAAAAGCAGGAGAAAATGCTCTAAAAGAAGCCGGAATTGAAATTCTGGACAATAGAGTGGCTCAGGATCACGTTATTAATTTTATCAACGATAATAATGTGGATGTTCTTCTGGTAAGAAGTGCAACGAAAGTGAGACAGGATCTGATTGATGCATGCCCGAACCTTAAAATTATCGGAAGAGGCGGTATCGGAATGGACAATATTGATGTGGAATATGCCAAAAGCAAAGGCATTAAAATAATCAATACACCTACCGCATCATCAAAATCAGTGGCAGAATTGGTTTTCGGACATTTCATTTCACTGGCAAGATTCCTTCACGAATCGAACAGACTGATGCCTTTGGAAGGAGAAACTCATTTCAACGCCATGAAAAAGTCATTCAGCAATGCGTATGAACTTTCAGGAAAAACATTAGGAGTAATCGGCTTTGGAAGTATTGGCCAGGAAGTAATCAAAATAGGAATTGCTTTAGGAATGAAAGTTACCGTTCTGACAAGAAGCCCTAAGACAGAAGTTCTTACTCTGAATTTCTTCGATGGACAGTCGGTAAATTTTGAAATCACTTCCACCAATGATATGGATGCATTCCTTAAAGATGCAGATTTCATCAGTATCAATACGCCGAAAACGAATGAGTATATTATAGATACCCCTCAGTTTGAAAAAATGAAAGATGGAGTCTATATTGTAAATACTGCAAGAGGAGGTGTCATTAATGAAGTGACACTGATTGATTTTATCGAGTCAGGAAAAATAGCCGGAGCTGCTTTGGATGTTTTTGAAAACGAACCAAGCCCGGAACTCCCTTTACTGATGAACCCCGCATTATCACTATCCCCTCACGTAGGTGGTAACACAGTGGATGCGCAAGAAAAAATCGGTATCGAACTTGCAGAACAAATTATTAAGCTACAAAAAGAAACTATAAGATAA